From a region of the Mycolicibacterium sp. MU0050 genome:
- a CDS encoding DUF488 domain-containing protein, with the protein MGWTTDTIFTVGHSTLAPDEFIGLLNSYEIRRLADIRTIPRSRHNPQFNADELAQTLPAAGLEYVPMPALGGLRHARKDSPNSAWRNKSFRGYADYMQTPEFARAVEELIAGAVAGRTAIMCAEAVPWRCHRSLVADALSVRGVPVVEILSKTSSRMHELTSFARVEGSRITYPPEDET; encoded by the coding sequence ATGGGCTGGACCACGGACACCATCTTCACCGTCGGGCACTCGACGTTGGCCCCGGACGAGTTCATCGGGTTGCTGAACAGCTACGAGATCCGCCGCCTGGCCGACATCCGGACCATTCCGCGGTCCCGGCACAATCCCCAGTTCAACGCCGACGAGTTGGCGCAGACCCTGCCCGCGGCCGGCCTCGAGTACGTGCCCATGCCCGCCCTCGGCGGGTTGCGGCATGCCCGCAAGGACTCGCCCAACAGCGCCTGGCGCAACAAGAGCTTCCGCGGCTACGCCGACTACATGCAGACGCCCGAATTCGCCCGGGCCGTCGAAGAACTCATCGCCGGGGCGGTGGCCGGACGCACGGCGATCATGTGCGCCGAGGCGGTGCCGTGGCGCTGCCACCGGTCACTGGTGGCCGACGCGCTGTCGGTGCGCGGCGTGCCGGTGGTCGAGATCCTGTCCAAGACCAGCTCCCGGATGCACGAGCTGACCTCCTTCGCCCGCGTCGAGGGCAGCCGGATCACCTACCCGCCCGAGGATGAAACCTGA